The following DNA comes from Lentibacillus sp. Marseille-P4043.
AAGAGCACAGCAGTTATGTCGTATTTTATATCATATACGAAGTTAAAAAGCAACAAAGTTTACGAAAACCGCTTTTTATTTAAAACGAATTACTTGAAATGGTAGAATAAATTAGTATTAAATTAATATGGAGCCTTATTTTCAGGAATGGGGAGGGAAAATTTAAATGGCTTTTGTTATATTAGAACCATGTGGCAAAGAAAAAGCGGCAGAATGTGTCAGTGTTTGCCCCGTTGATTGTATAGAAGAAGGACCAGATCAATTCTATATTGATCCAGACGTTTGCATCGACTGTGGAGCATGTAAAGCAGTATGCCCTGTCAGTGCAATCGAAGAGGAATATGACCTCACGGCAGATCAGGAAGTTTATTTGGATAAAGCGGAAAACTTCTTTAGGAAATAGATCTAGCAGGCTTAGGTTCTGTACGGAACTTGAGCCTGCTTCAATTTTCATACATATAGTGGTTGTTTGCAGGTTGGGGTAAATGTAATGCATTAAAAATTTTTTATCCCAGTTTCGACATATGGTAGAACTACTTTGTCGATTTTGTTTTAAATTTGGTACTTTTTGAATACGCGCATTTGTGATAAAGTTAATAGAGAAAATAGAAAATTAACAGACATCAACGAGTTTGGGAGGAGAGAAAGAATGGCTAGTGCAAAAGACGAACTAGACCAGGTTACAGGAAGTAAGCGCATACAAAAGTTGGAGTTCCGATTAGGGGCATTCGGGGCAGCCGTGCCACTAATATTTTTCGTAGTTTGGGCAATTACAACAAGTGTATTAAAACTTTCATCCGAAATAGGACTTGTGATGGGGGCATTGATTGGCCTGACGCTTGGTCTATTTTTTAGTAAAAGTAAGTGGGGCGATTACGCACAAGGGCTGTTTGATGGTTTAGCGCAACCAGTCGGAGTTGTGGCAATTGTT
Coding sequences within:
- a CDS encoding indolepyruvate ferredoxin oxidoreductase subunit alpha, whose amino-acid sequence is MAFVILEPCGKEKAAECVSVCPVDCIEEGPDQFYIDPDVCIDCGACKAVCPVSAIEEEYDLTADQEVYLDKAENFFRK